In one Thermocladium sp. ECH_B genomic region, the following are encoded:
- a CDS encoding ATPase, with amino-acid sequence MLFSTEPKHSLNDLFDREEEIKKLRNSLNERMILLLGLRRIGKSSLVLSTLNSTDANFIFVDVRKVFDDVSXKVQAEKLYEEMYLSLLKLSKRERVKDILLRFGLSLEYPVKIKFSIDETRSNINKIFEALNELGKAVVVFDEAQYLRYSTIGLRPLLSHCYDYMRGITLVFTGSEVGLLHDFLGIDDPNSELYGRYYTSIELKPFDRDKSKKFLRRGFDELQVKVDELTLERAVSELDGIIGWLVYFGKLYLEKGNDALEEVKSLGAKMVKRELDEAFSRSPYYVFIMKAIATLGKARWKNVLNYVVAQVGKKVANATISRDLRNLVKMGFVEKEGNEYRIADPIVKYAVLEEY; translated from the coding sequence ATGTTATTTTCGACCGAGCCGAAGCACTCGCTAAATGATCTGTTCGATAGGGAGGAGGAGATAAAGAAGTTAAGGAACAGTTTGAACGAGAGGATGATATTGCTCTTAGGGCTTAGGAGGATAGGCAAGTCCAGTTTAGTTCTCTCCACTCTTAACTCCACTGATGCCAACTTCATTTTCGTAGATGTGAGAAAGGTCTTTGACGACGTGTCCANAAAGGTGCAGGCAGAGAAACTCTATGAGGAGATGTATTTGTCGTTGTTGAAGTTAAGTAAGAGGGAACGTGTAAAGGACATCCTTCTTAGGTTTGGACTCTCCTTGGAATATCCGGTAAAAATTAAATTTTCAATAGACGAAACCAGAAGTAATATCAATAAAATATTTGAGGCCTTGAACGAGCTGGGAAAGGCAGTAGTCGTCTTCGACGAGGCGCAGTACTTAAGGTATTCAACCATAGGGTTGAGACCATTACTATCACACTGTTACGATTACATGAGAGGGATCACCCTAGTTTTCACCGGAAGCGAGGTCGGCTTGTTACACGACTTCCTGGGGATAGACGATCCCAACTCAGAACTTTACGGTCGATATTACACTTCCATAGAGCTTAAGCCCTTTGACAGGGATAAATCCAAGAAGTTCCTGAGGAGGGGTTTCGATGAGCTCCAGGTAAAGGTCGACGAGCTTACGCTGGAGAGGGCGGTCTCAGAACTGGACGGAATAATCGGTTGGCTAGTGTATTTCGGAAAACTGTACCTAGAGAAAGGCAACGACGCGCTTGAGGAGGTCAAGTCCTTGGGAGCCAAGATGGTTAAGAGGGAGCTAGACGAGGCGTTCTCTAGGAGTCCTTACTACGTTTTTATAATGAAAGCCATTGCCACTCTAGGAAAGGCTAGGTGGAAGAACGTACTCAACTATGTGGTAGCTCAGGTAGGAAAAAAGGTCGCCAACGCAACAATATCCAGGGACTTGAGGAACTTGGTGAAGATGGGTTTCGTGGAAAAGGAAGGGAACGAGTACAGGATCGCTGATCCGATTGTGAAATACGCCGTGTTGGAAGAATATTAA